A single region of the Biomaibacter acetigenes genome encodes:
- the amaP gene encoding alkaline shock response membrane anchor protein AmaP, which translates to MNIFDRIILTVYTMFLAVVSVIVILFSVRLISLEDFGTRLAMLYGRWEVGVVGFIFLLTSVRFLLSGLKAQRYSETVIKNGELGNISISLNAIENLILKITRDIENVKDVKVHIKKREDGISILLKLVVNYDVAIPEMTSALQKSIKNYIETTAGITVKDVNISVDNIFNPYKQRTVR; encoded by the coding sequence ATGAACATATTTGACAGAATTATTTTAACCGTATACACCATGTTTCTGGCAGTAGTTTCCGTAATAGTCATTCTTTTTTCTGTACGGTTAATTTCATTAGAAGATTTTGGGACAAGGCTTGCTATGCTTTATGGTCGGTGGGAAGTTGGAGTAGTGGGTTTCATCTTCTTACTCACAAGCGTAAGGTTTCTTCTATCCGGTTTGAAAGCCCAGCGTTATTCCGAAACGGTTATTAAAAATGGGGAACTTGGCAATATCAGCATTTCCCTGAATGCCATTGAAAACCTTATTTTAAAAATAACCCGGGATATAGAAAATGTAAAGGATGTAAAGGTACACATCAAAAAGAGGGAGGATGGAATTTCAATTTTACTGAAACTTGTGGTCAATTATGACGTGGCCATTCCTGAAATGACATCCGCACTTCAAAAGTCAATAAAAAATTATATTGAGACCACTGCGGGAATTACGGTAAAAGATGTGAATATAAGTGTAGATAATATTTTTAACCCCTATAAACAGAGAACCGTAAGATAA
- a CDS encoding Asp23/Gls24 family envelope stress response protein: MGNEKIENTNDKGSIKIADEVVGIIAGLAATEVEGVAGMSGGIVGGIAEILGRKNLSKGVKVEVGEKEAAVDLYIIVNYGARIPEVAWNVQENVKKAIENMTGLSVIEVNIHVQGVNFGQPVKEEESRVK, from the coding sequence ATGGGAAACGAAAAAATAGAAAATACCAATGACAAAGGTTCAATAAAGATAGCCGATGAAGTGGTGGGTATTATAGCAGGACTTGCTGCCACGGAAGTGGAAGGAGTGGCGGGCATGAGCGGCGGTATTGTAGGCGGCATTGCGGAGATTCTGGGCCGGAAAAATCTTTCAAAAGGAGTAAAAGTTGAGGTTGGAGAAAAAGAAGCTGCCGTAGACCTGTATATAATAGTCAATTACGGTGCCCGCATACCTGAGGTTGCATGGAATGTTCAGGAAAATGTCAAAAAAGCCATAGAAAACATGACAGGACTTTCCGTAATAGAAGTAAATATTCATGTGCAGGGAGTGAACTTTGGTCAGCCGGTAAAAGAGGAAGAGAGCAGGGTGAAATGA